In Telopea speciosissima isolate NSW1024214 ecotype Mountain lineage chromosome 10, Tspe_v1, whole genome shotgun sequence, the DNA window CTTATGAagaatttctttcttctcctagaGGAGGAAGTGCAGAATTTGGGGGTAAAAACTGCAGTATGTATGCTGAGGTTCTACAAAAGTGAGTGttcccatcccccccccccccctttttttttttttttattaaattcttttgatttttccaTATGAAATTGATAAGAATTCATCTGACATGATTTCTGATTATGGATGGTTTTCCTTTCTAATATGCCTTTCCCAAGTTGTCAGTAAATTTTctgcaaataaataaataaaaatggggGACCCTAAATTTGGTTTGAAAGCAGGGGAGATCTCTCCACTGTTGCCAAATAGTTGCCGGTATGTTCCTACTTGCAGTGAATATTCCATGGAAGCATACAAGAGGTATGGAGTAGTTAAGGGAACAATCTTGACGGCTTGGCGTCTCTGTCGTTGCAACCCTCTTGGTAATCTCCACTTCCTTAAATTGAATTTTTGAGCTTCCTTCTTCAGAACCCTCTGATGTGCATATAGATTCTTATTTATTCTCAAATCTATTTTATGCATGTCGGATCTGATTTAGTTTTTCATTAGAGTTGGATATTGCAGCTTCTCAGGACACTTCAATACAAATATAAGGCTTAGAAACTCTAAACAAGCATTATCCTTTTAAATTTTCAGGTGGGTCTGGGTTTGATCCTCCACGATGGTTTGACGAGAGAAGCCCACCAGAACAATGAGAGTTTTTCAATATCttgatattttgattttattcaTTCTCCTATTAATTTTGTTTAATCTCTTTACTGTAACATCTTGGTTCATTCTTCTTAGATTAAATTTCAAATTCTTATCTATTTTGTGCTTGAGTTTTAGAAATGCCTTCCTTGAATAGACCTAACAAATCTAATGACAAGAACCACCCTCCtgctagaagaagaaattggaacACTCACATACGTCATAATGATCGTGATTATGTTAGAAACTCAGGATTGCCTGCAGTCACGGCAATCTTAAGCTTCAAGACTCTTTCCTTACTACCCAGCATGAAAAT includes these proteins:
- the LOC122641617 gene encoding putative membrane protein insertion efficiency factor isoform X1, which codes for MALVSSQSLNCQKPFVLATNQNGRPRLCFLKSPRKGTSFCICLKTLDCLPMIPHPRRLVFIVNGLEEDSTQKASQEEEVQNLGVKTAVCMLRFYKREISPLLPNSCRYVPTCSEYSMEAYKRYGVVKGTILTAWRLCRCNPLGGSGFDPPRWFDERSPPEQ